A segment of the Peptococcaceae bacterium 1198_IL3148 genome:
GGCCATCAACCACTCGGCAGGTACTGGTTATAGATTCGTTTACATCAATGCTTTCTAAACCTTCGGTATTGGAGGCCACTGCCAACACACCCAATACTTCAATATTGGGGTGTGCGGCAATTTGTCTAAGGGCCCTTTCTCCCGCCCCTTCACCTCGCCAACCACGATCATCCACCATCACCACCACTGGATCATAGGGGGTTTGTAGTATTCGTTTAACTATTTCTCTGCCGGATAGTTTAGTCGGGTTACCTGCTGAAGAAGAAATACAGCGGGCCCCAATATTTCTGGCGGCCACCTCCACTGCATTTTTTGCCAGAGTATCACCATCGGTAATAATGATTACTCTCCTCTTTTCAGTCAAGTTATCACCTCCAACAGCGGCCCGTTGCCAGTTCCTAGGTTATTATGCGTTTCTAAAGGTCTTTTAATGCAAAAAGGATGCGTTTCGCATCCTTTCTTAAGATTCATTGGCCACTAATTGGCGCAATTTTTTTAGTGCTTGCCTCTCTAACCGTGATACCTGAACCTGGGAGATGTTTAATCGGTTAGCCACTTCGGCTTGGGTTAAATCTTCAAAAAAACGCCATAAAATGATTTTTCGATCCCGCTCAGGCAGTCTCATCAGCAACTCCTTGACCGCCAGTTGCTCTAACCACGGATTGTCGCCTTCTTCATCACTTTTCAGTTGGTCTAAAATATAAATTGGGTCACCATCGTCCTGGTGCAATGTTTCATATATTGAGGTGGGAGATTGGGCAGCTTCCAGAGCGGTGACCACTTCCTCCCTGGTACAGCCTAAATCCTCGGCAATTTCACCAATGGTCGGTTCTCGACCCAGTTTAGTGATCAGTCGCTCCTTAACCATTTGAATGCGGTAAGCAGCTTCTTTTAAAGATCTGCTTACTTTAACGGGATTGTCATCCCTTAAAAAGCGCCTGATTTCCCCCACTATCATCGGCACAGCATAAGTAGAAAACTTAACATCATAACTAAGGTCAAACTTGTCTATTGATTTCATTAGCCCAATGGTGCCAATTTGAAAGAGGTCTTCCAATTCATAGCCGCGATTTTGAAACCGCTGTACTAAATTAAAGACAAGTTTTAGATTGCAGTTTACTAACCTATCCCTAGCCTCTTGATCCCCGGCTTGGGCCTTAGTTATTAATTGTTTCATTTCTTCATCTTTAAGCAAAGGAAACCGAGGCAGGTTCATT
Coding sequences within it:
- the sigF gene encoding RNA polymerase sporulation sigma factor SigF; translation: MSGRLLEMNLPRFPLLKDEEMKQLITKAQAGDQEARDRLVNCNLKLVFNLVQRFQNRGYELEDLFQIGTIGLMKSIDKFDLSYDVKFSTYAVPMIVGEIRRFLRDDNPVKVSRSLKEAAYRIQMVKERLITKLGREPTIGEIAEDLGCTREEVVTALEAAQSPTSIYETLHQDDGDPIYILDQLKSDEEGDNPWLEQLAVKELLMRLPERDRKIILWRFFEDLTQAEVANRLNISQVQVSRLERQALKKLRQLVANES
- a CDS encoding stage V sporulation protein AE, with amino-acid sequence MTEKRRVIIITDGDTLAKNAVEVAARNIGARCISSSAGNPTKLSGREIVKRILQTPYDPVVVMVDDRGWRGEGAGERALRQIAAHPNIEVLGVLAVASNTEGLESIDVNESITSTCRVVDGPVDKDGHRCSKEYGLRGDTVEILRDLDIPVVIGIGDVGKMHGADDAVFGSPVTTKALQEVLERSGYYGNGRSN